In one window of Protaetiibacter larvae DNA:
- a CDS encoding succinate dehydrogenase iron-sulfur subunit yields MAAVLEAVDATEVQPVASGSAEAPIQAFTVTLIIRRYDPEKDAEPYWQDFDVELYATDRILDALHKIKWEVDGSLTFRRSCAHGICGSDAMRINGRNRLACKTLIKDLDITKPIYVEAIKGLPLEKDLIVDMEPFFASYREVQPFLISSTKPKDGKERIQSVAQRERFDDTTKCILCAACTSSCPVFWTDGQYFGPAAIVNAHRFIFDSRDEAANVRLDILNDKEGVWRCRTTFNCTEACPRGIEVTKAIAEVKQAVLRGKPDIPKK; encoded by the coding sequence ATGGCCGCCGTTCTCGAGGCCGTTGACGCCACCGAGGTGCAGCCCGTCGCGAGCGGGAGCGCGGAGGCGCCCATCCAGGCCTTCACGGTGACCCTCATCATCCGCCGTTACGACCCCGAGAAGGACGCCGAGCCGTACTGGCAGGACTTCGACGTGGAGCTGTACGCGACCGATCGCATCCTCGACGCCCTGCACAAGATCAAGTGGGAGGTCGACGGCTCGCTCACCTTCCGCCGCTCCTGCGCGCACGGCATCTGCGGCTCGGACGCGATGCGCATCAACGGCCGCAACCGGCTCGCCTGCAAGACCCTCATCAAGGACCTCGACATCACGAAGCCCATCTACGTGGAGGCCATCAAGGGCCTGCCGCTCGAGAAGGACCTCATCGTCGACATGGAGCCGTTCTTCGCCTCCTACCGCGAGGTGCAGCCGTTCCTCATCTCGAGCACCAAGCCGAAGGACGGCAAGGAGCGCATCCAGTCGGTCGCCCAGCGCGAGCGCTTCGACGACACCACCAAGTGCATCCTGTGCGCCGCGTGCACCTCCTCGTGCCCGGTGTTCTGGACCGACGGCCAGTACTTCGGCCCGGCCGCGATCGTCAACGCGCACCGCTTCATCTTCGACTCGCGCGACGAGGCCGCGAACGTGCGCCTCGACATCCTCAACGACAAGGAGGGCGTGTGGCGCTGCCGCACGACCTTCAACTGCACGGAGGCCTGCCCGCGCGGCATCGAGGTGACGAAGGCGATCGCCGAGGTCAAGCAGGCCGTGCTGCGCGGCAAGCCCGACATCCCGAAGAAGTAG
- a CDS encoding succinate dehydrogenase: MTTEIAAPRSPHLSHRRRFNIEKWGWIYMRVSGVLLIVLISGHLFVNLLTGEGVRAIDWAFVAGKWADPFWIVWDALLLWLALIHGANGMRTLINDYASGRFRTVLLIALGAATAVLLILGTLVLTFFDPCPTGAPAELLPDFCSTL; the protein is encoded by the coding sequence ATGACCACCGAGATCGCCGCCCCGCGCAGCCCGCACCTGAGCCACCGCCGCCGCTTCAACATCGAGAAGTGGGGCTGGATCTACATGCGCGTCTCGGGCGTGCTGCTGATCGTGCTCATCTCCGGCCACCTCTTCGTGAACCTGCTGACGGGCGAGGGCGTGCGCGCCATCGACTGGGCGTTCGTCGCCGGCAAATGGGCGGACCCGTTCTGGATCGTGTGGGACGCCCTGCTGCTCTGGCTCGCCCTCATCCACGGCGCCAACGGCATGCGCACCCTCATCAACGACTACGCGAGCGGCCGCTTCCGCACCGTGCTGCTCATCGCCCTCGGCGCGGCGACCGCCGTGCTCCTCATCCTGGGAACCCTCGTGCTGACCTTCTTCGACCCCTGCCCGACCGGAGCGCCCGCCGAGCTGCTCCCCGACTTCTGCTCGACGCTCTGA
- a CDS encoding HAD family hydrolase, translating into MQPVVRVVLFDLDDTLFAHRESVEAGIRAHRAAIGGALAEADAADEFARWHALEEHHYHRYLAGELDFRGQRRERARGFVAPYGIELDDEAAQAWFEGFLAQYERTWALHADVRDCLASLAPRRFGIITNGELGFQTAKIRGLGLDALIPLENVVASGEVGAAKPDARIFRIAAERFGVAPGEACYVGDRLHTDAIGAAAAGLRGVWLDRRGTASPEQLAEAAAAGVPVIRALSELPALLAGR; encoded by the coding sequence ATGCAGCCCGTCGTGCGGGTGGTGCTGTTCGACCTCGACGACACCCTCTTCGCCCACCGGGAGTCGGTGGAGGCCGGCATCCGTGCGCATCGTGCGGCGATCGGCGGTGCCCTCGCCGAGGCGGACGCCGCGGACGAGTTCGCGCGCTGGCACGCGCTCGAGGAGCACCACTACCACCGGTATCTGGCCGGCGAGCTCGACTTCCGGGGGCAGCGCCGCGAACGGGCGCGCGGATTCGTGGCGCCGTACGGCATCGAGCTCGACGACGAGGCGGCCCAGGCCTGGTTCGAGGGTTTCCTCGCGCAGTACGAACGCACCTGGGCGCTGCACGCGGATGTGCGCGACTGCCTCGCATCCCTCGCGCCGCGGCGGTTCGGCATCATCACGAACGGGGAGCTCGGCTTCCAGACGGCGAAGATCCGGGGGCTCGGGCTGGATGCGCTCATCCCCCTCGAGAACGTCGTCGCGAGCGGGGAGGTGGGGGCCGCGAAGCCGGATGCGCGCATCTTCCGGATCGCCGCGGAGCGGTTCGGCGTCGCCCCGGGCGAGGCCTGCTACGTGGGCGACCGGCTGCACACCGATGCGATCGGCGCCGCAGCCGCGGGCCTGCGCGGCGTGTGGCTCGACCGCCGGGGGACGGCGAGCCCGGAGCAGCTCGCCGAGGCGGCCGCCGCCGGCGTCCCGGTGATCCGGGCGCTGTCCGAGTTGCCGGCGCTGCTTGCGGGGCGGTGA
- the sdhC gene encoding succinate dehydrogenase, cytochrome b556 subunit: MTSQAAPPGAPAVTVPTPKKRRLPAGTLYRGREGMWSWVLHRITGTAIFFFLLVHILDTSLVRVSPEAYNAVIGTYKTPIMGLGEAALVAAIFLHGFNGIRIILIDFFHWGPRAQKVMFWIVIVAWAILMAGFLPVHLSHVFGGGE; the protein is encoded by the coding sequence GTGACGAGCCAGGCCGCACCACCCGGGGCCCCCGCGGTAACGGTCCCCACCCCCAAGAAGCGCCGCCTCCCCGCGGGCACCCTCTACCGGGGTCGCGAGGGCATGTGGTCGTGGGTGCTGCACCGCATCACGGGCACCGCGATCTTCTTCTTCCTGCTCGTGCACATCCTCGACACCTCGCTCGTGCGGGTGAGCCCCGAGGCCTACAACGCCGTCATCGGCACCTACAAGACGCCCATCATGGGCCTCGGCGAGGCGGCCCTCGTCGCGGCGATCTTCCTGCACGGCTTCAACGGCATCCGCATCATCCTCATCGACTTCTTCCACTGGGGCCCGCGCGCCCAGAAGGTGATGTTCTGGATCGTGATCGTGGCGTGGGCGATCCTCATGGCGGGCTTCCTCCCGGTCCACCTCTCGCACGTGTTCGGAGGCGGCGAATGA
- the ribD gene encoding bifunctional diaminohydroxyphosphoribosylaminopyrimidine deaminase/5-amino-6-(5-phosphoribosylamino)uracil reductase RibD produces MAEQTVYDAAMRRALELAARGPLTGGNPQVGCVLLDAGGAVVAEGWHRGAGTAHAEVDALSRLEDARGLTAVVTLEPCNHTGRTGPCSEALIAAGVARVVYAVSDPGHESAGGAARLREAGVEVIGGVLADEVRAFLHVWLTAVARHRPWVTVKWASTLDGRAAAADGTSQWITGTAARQRVHEQRAASDAILVGIGTVLADDPALTARGDGGELLAHQPIPVVVGERGVPATAAVRAHPAGLIETGSRDLEAILRELDARGIRRVYVEGGPTLASALIAAGLADEYAVYLAPVLLGGDRLAVGDLGIPTIADARRLRITSIEQLGDDLLVTARPIQGS; encoded by the coding sequence ATGGCCGAGCAGACCGTCTACGACGCCGCGATGCGCCGCGCCCTCGAACTCGCCGCCCGCGGGCCGCTCACCGGCGGCAACCCGCAGGTCGGCTGCGTGCTGCTCGACGCGGGCGGCGCGGTGGTCGCCGAAGGCTGGCACCGCGGCGCCGGCACCGCGCACGCCGAGGTGGATGCGCTGAGCCGCCTCGAGGACGCGCGCGGGCTCACCGCGGTGGTCACTCTGGAGCCGTGCAACCACACCGGGCGCACGGGACCCTGCAGTGAGGCGCTCATCGCCGCCGGCGTCGCGCGTGTCGTGTACGCGGTCTCCGATCCGGGGCACGAGTCGGCCGGTGGCGCAGCACGCCTGCGCGAGGCGGGTGTCGAGGTGATCGGCGGTGTGCTCGCCGACGAGGTGCGCGCCTTCCTGCACGTCTGGCTCACCGCGGTGGCGCGGCACCGCCCCTGGGTGACCGTCAAGTGGGCGTCCACCCTCGACGGGCGTGCGGCGGCCGCCGACGGCACGAGCCAGTGGATCACCGGCACCGCAGCCCGCCAGCGCGTGCACGAGCAGCGCGCCGCATCCGACGCCATCCTCGTCGGCATCGGCACCGTGCTGGCCGACGACCCCGCCCTCACGGCGCGCGGCGACGGCGGGGAGCTGCTGGCGCATCAGCCGATCCCCGTCGTGGTGGGCGAGCGCGGCGTGCCCGCGACCGCGGCCGTGCGGGCGCACCCCGCCGGACTCATCGAGACCGGCAGCCGCGACCTCGAGGCGATCCTGCGCGAGCTCGACGCCCGCGGCATCCGCCGGGTGTATGTGGAGGGCGGGCCGACGCTCGCCTCCGCGCTCATCGCCGCGGGGCTCGCCGACGAGTACGCGGTCTACCTCGCGCCGGTGCTGCTGGGCGGGGACCGGCTCGCGGTGGGCGACCTCGGCATCCCCACGATCGCCGACGCCCGCCGCCTGCGCATCACGAGCATCGAGCAGCTCGGCGACGACCTGCTCGTCACGGCACGACCGATTCAAGGGAGCTGA
- a CDS encoding YihY/virulence factor BrkB family protein: MDDAALSPLRDPLRRPRRRWRDRTAVRVYTVYLDHRGPLLAAGMSQQAVFAVFAGVWLAFSSFELFAPQHSALREALLRLIDALVPGLIDTGAGGAIDPGALVGTAVLTWTGAIALVGLVITAVGWLSSARDAVLLIADLDSPDTHFVLLWIKDFVLALAFSVLLLASAAASASASSALDEALDALGIRSTLTSTIATSLVSIVLVFLIDTVLLATLFRVLAGARIPLRFLVPGAARGALVLTVLQLVGAFLLGGTPDNPLLASFAVIITLLTWFALVSQVILLAACWVFVGMKDAGVPLRGRRIVTETVDEGEDADGRPTS; this comes from the coding sequence ATGGACGACGCCGCCCTCTCGCCGCTCCGCGATCCGCTGCGCCGACCCCGCCGGCGCTGGCGCGACCGCACGGCGGTGCGCGTCTACACCGTCTACCTCGACCATCGCGGCCCCCTGCTGGCGGCGGGCATGTCGCAGCAGGCGGTCTTCGCGGTGTTCGCCGGCGTCTGGCTGGCGTTCTCGTCGTTCGAGCTGTTCGCCCCCCAGCACTCGGCGCTGCGGGAGGCCCTGCTGCGCCTCATCGACGCCCTCGTCCCCGGCCTCATCGACACGGGCGCCGGCGGCGCCATCGATCCGGGCGCGCTGGTCGGCACGGCGGTGCTCACCTGGACCGGCGCGATCGCCCTCGTGGGCCTCGTGATCACGGCGGTCGGCTGGTTGTCGTCGGCGCGGGATGCGGTGCTGCTGATCGCCGACCTCGACTCCCCCGACACCCACTTCGTGCTGCTGTGGATCAAGGACTTCGTGCTGGCGCTCGCGTTCAGCGTCCTGCTGCTCGCCTCCGCCGCGGCTTCGGCGTCGGCCAGCAGTGCGCTCGACGAGGCGCTCGACGCGCTCGGCATCCGCAGCACCCTCACCTCGACCATCGCGACGAGCCTGGTGTCGATCGTGCTGGTGTTCCTCATCGACACCGTGCTGTTGGCGACGCTGTTCCGGGTGCTCGCGGGAGCCCGGATCCCGCTCCGGTTCCTGGTCCCGGGCGCCGCGCGAGGCGCCCTGGTGCTCACGGTGCTGCAACTGGTGGGCGCGTTCCTGCTGGGCGGCACCCCCGACAACCCGCTGCTCGCCTCGTTCGCGGTGATCATCACCCTGCTCACCTGGTTCGCGCTCGTCTCGCAGGTGATCCTGCTGGCGGCCTGCTGGGTGTTCGTGGGCATGAAGGACGCCGGGGTGCCGCTGCGCGGCCGACGCATCGTGACCGAGACCGTCGACGAAGGAGAGGACGCGGACGGGCGTCCGACGTCCTGA
- a CDS encoding exodeoxyribonuclease III → MSAPLRIATVNVNGVRAAYRKGMGEWLAPRGIDILALQEVRAETDDLRALLGDEWDILHDPATAKGRAGVALASRRKAEIHRVTFGPDDFDSAGRWLEADYDVDGTLVTVVSTYVNSGEVDTPKQVEKYRFLDAMLVHLPALAAHNPLSLVVGDLNVGHRTLDIKNWRGNVKRAGFLPQERAYFDRFVGAEDDPDYNAGAGLGWVDVGRRWAGEVPGPYTWWSQRGQAFDTDTGWRIDYHLATPALAATVQNYTIDRAAAYDERWSDHAPVVVDYQI, encoded by the coding sequence GTGTCAGCCCCCCTCCGCATCGCCACGGTCAACGTCAACGGCGTGCGCGCCGCGTACCGCAAGGGCATGGGCGAGTGGCTGGCCCCGCGCGGCATCGACATCCTGGCGCTGCAGGAGGTGCGTGCCGAGACCGACGACCTGCGCGCGCTGCTGGGCGACGAGTGGGACATCCTGCACGACCCCGCCACCGCGAAGGGCCGCGCAGGTGTCGCGCTCGCGAGCCGCCGCAAGGCCGAGATCCACCGGGTGACCTTCGGGCCCGACGACTTCGACTCGGCGGGCCGCTGGCTCGAGGCCGACTACGACGTCGACGGCACGCTCGTCACGGTCGTCTCGACCTACGTCAACTCGGGCGAGGTCGACACCCCCAAGCAGGTCGAGAAGTACCGCTTCCTCGACGCGATGCTCGTGCACCTGCCGGCGCTCGCCGCGCACAACCCGCTCTCGCTCGTGGTCGGCGACCTCAACGTGGGGCATCGCACGCTCGACATCAAGAACTGGCGAGGCAACGTGAAGCGCGCCGGGTTCCTGCCCCAGGAGCGCGCCTACTTCGACCGCTTCGTCGGCGCGGAGGACGACCCCGACTACAATGCCGGCGCCGGACTCGGCTGGGTGGATGTCGGCCGCCGCTGGGCGGGCGAGGTGCCGGGCCCCTACACCTGGTGGTCGCAACGCGGCCAGGCCTTCGACACCGACACCGGGTGGCGCATCGACTACCACCTGGCCACCCCGGCGCTGGCCGCCACGGTGCAGAACTACACGATCGATCGGGCGGCCGCCTACGACGAGCGATGGTCGGACCACGCTCCCGTCGTCGTCGACTACCAGATCTGA
- the sdhA gene encoding succinate dehydrogenase flavoprotein subunit, with protein sequence MGAAGGVLEFVDGSTVEDGAVIDGVRYHQHDVVIVGAGGAGMRAAIESAPRANTAVITKLYPTRSHTGAAQGGMAAALANVEEDSWEWHTFDTVKGGDYLVDQDAAEILAKEAIDAVLDLENMGLPFNRTPEGRIDQRRFGGHTRDHGKAPVRRACYAADRTGHMILQTLFQNCVKLGVNFYNEFYALDLVMTEVDGVEQPSGVVAYELATGELHVFQGKSIVFATGGFGKIYKTTSNAHTLTGDGVGIIWRKKLPLEDMEFFQFHPTGLAGLGILLTEGARGEGAILRNASGERFMERYAPTIKDLAPRDIVSRCMVQEVAEGRGAGPHKDYVLLDCTHLGAEVLETKLPDITEFARTYLGVDPVYEPVPVMPTAHYAMGGIPTNVKAEVLRDNDTVVPGLYAAGECACVSVHGSNRLGTNSLLDINVFGKRAGNNAVDYADTVGFTPLPADPAAFVRELVESLRDSKGTERIAALRKELQEEMDRNAQVFRTDESLEKVTQTIHSLRERYKNVSIQDKGHRFNTDLLEAIELGFLLDLAEVVVFSARNRKESRGGHMRDDFPKRDDESYMRHTMAYLTGDPHSADAADHITLDWKPVVVTNYQPMERKY encoded by the coding sequence ATGGGCGCCGCGGGCGGGGTCCTGGAGTTCGTCGACGGCAGCACCGTCGAGGACGGCGCCGTGATCGACGGGGTGCGGTACCACCAGCACGATGTCGTGATCGTCGGCGCGGGAGGCGCCGGGATGCGCGCCGCCATCGAGTCGGCACCGCGCGCGAACACCGCGGTCATCACCAAGCTCTACCCCACCCGCTCGCACACGGGCGCCGCGCAGGGCGGCATGGCGGCGGCGCTCGCCAACGTCGAAGAGGACTCGTGGGAGTGGCACACCTTCGACACGGTGAAGGGCGGCGACTACCTCGTCGACCAGGATGCCGCCGAGATCCTCGCGAAGGAGGCCATCGACGCGGTCCTCGACCTCGAGAACATGGGCCTGCCGTTCAACCGCACCCCCGAGGGCCGCATCGACCAGCGCCGCTTCGGCGGACACACCCGCGACCACGGCAAGGCACCGGTCCGCCGGGCCTGCTACGCGGCCGACCGCACCGGCCACATGATCCTGCAGACGCTGTTCCAGAACTGCGTCAAGCTCGGCGTCAACTTCTACAACGAGTTCTACGCGCTCGACCTCGTGATGACCGAGGTCGACGGTGTCGAGCAGCCCTCCGGCGTGGTCGCCTACGAACTGGCCACCGGCGAGCTGCACGTGTTCCAGGGCAAGTCGATCGTGTTCGCCACGGGCGGCTTCGGGAAGATCTACAAGACCACCTCGAACGCCCACACCCTCACGGGCGACGGCGTCGGCATCATCTGGCGCAAGAAGCTGCCGCTCGAGGACATGGAGTTCTTCCAGTTCCACCCGACCGGCCTCGCCGGCCTCGGCATCCTGCTGACCGAGGGCGCCCGAGGCGAGGGCGCCATCCTGCGCAACGCCTCCGGCGAGCGCTTCATGGAGCGCTACGCCCCCACCATCAAGGATCTGGCGCCGCGCGACATCGTCTCGCGCTGCATGGTGCAGGAGGTCGCGGAGGGCCGCGGCGCCGGCCCGCACAAGGACTACGTGCTGCTGGACTGCACCCACCTCGGCGCCGAGGTGCTCGAGACGAAGCTGCCCGACATCACCGAGTTCGCCCGCACCTACCTGGGGGTCGACCCGGTGTACGAGCCGGTGCCCGTGATGCCGACCGCGCACTATGCGATGGGCGGCATCCCCACCAACGTCAAGGCGGAGGTGCTGCGCGACAACGACACCGTCGTGCCGGGCCTCTACGCCGCCGGCGAGTGCGCGTGCGTCTCGGTGCACGGCTCCAACCGCCTCGGCACCAACTCGCTGCTCGACATCAACGTGTTCGGCAAGCGGGCCGGCAACAACGCCGTCGACTACGCGGACACCGTGGGCTTCACCCCGCTGCCCGCGGATCCGGCCGCCTTCGTGCGCGAGCTGGTCGAGAGCCTGCGCGACTCGAAGGGCACCGAGCGCATCGCCGCGCTCCGCAAGGAGCTGCAGGAGGAGATGGACCGCAACGCCCAGGTGTTCCGCACCGACGAGTCGCTCGAGAAGGTCACCCAGACCATCCACAGCCTCCGCGAGCGCTACAAGAACGTGTCGATCCAGGACAAGGGACACCGCTTCAACACCGACCTGCTCGAGGCGATCGAGCTGGGCTTCCTGCTCGACCTCGCGGAGGTCGTGGTGTTCTCGGCGCGCAACCGCAAGGAGAGCCGCGGCGGGCACATGCGCGACGACTTCCCGAAGCGCGACGACGAGAGCTACATGAGGCACACCATGGCGTACCTCACGGGCGACCCGCACTCGGCGGACGCCGCCGACCACATCACGCTCGACTGGAAACCGGTCGTCGTCACCAACTACCAGCCGATGGAGAGGAAGTACTGA
- a CDS encoding riboflavin synthase, with amino-acid sequence MFTGIIEEQGEVLAWEPVADAARITVRAPLAASDARHGDSISVSGVCLTVVDQGPDWFTADVMGISIEVTTLGERRVGDLVNIERAAALGDRLGGHIVQGHVDGTTAVLSIEDGSAWRVVRFALPAELAPLVTRKGSITIDGTSLTVSAVSDAAEPEQWFEVSLIPETLTATTLGALAPGSRVNLETDILARHVERLLAVQKEGALR; translated from the coding sequence ATGTTCACCGGCATCATCGAGGAGCAAGGCGAGGTGCTCGCCTGGGAGCCCGTGGCGGATGCTGCGCGCATCACGGTGCGCGCGCCGCTTGCGGCATCCGACGCCCGGCACGGCGACTCGATCTCGGTCTCGGGCGTCTGCCTCACCGTCGTCGACCAGGGCCCCGACTGGTTCACCGCGGATGTCATGGGGATCTCGATCGAGGTCACCACCCTCGGCGAGCGCCGGGTGGGCGACCTCGTCAACATCGAGCGGGCCGCCGCCCTCGGCGACCGGCTCGGCGGCCACATCGTGCAGGGGCACGTCGACGGGACGACCGCGGTGCTGTCGATCGAGGACGGATCGGCGTGGCGCGTGGTGCGCTTCGCCCTGCCCGCGGAGCTCGCCCCGCTCGTGACCCGCAAGGGCTCGATCACGATCGACGGCACCTCGCTCACGGTGAGCGCGGTCTCGGATGCGGCGGAGCCCGAGCAGTGGTTCGAGGTGTCGCTCATCCCCGAGACCCTCACCGCCACGACCCTCGGCGCGCTGGCCCCGGGCTCCCGCGTGAACCTCGAGACCGACATCCTCGCCCGCCATGTGGAACGACTGCTGGCGGTACAGAAGGAAGGAGCGCTCCGATGA
- the trpS gene encoding tryptophan--tRNA ligase, which yields MTKPRLFSGMQPSADSLHAGNYIGALLQWKQLQRDYDAVFSVVDLHAITVPQDPATLREKTRRTAAQYIAAGIDPSASTLYVQSQVPAHAQLAWVLNTITGYGEASRMTQFKDKTAKQGLEAASVGLFTYPVLQAADILLYDAEIVPVGEDQRQHIELTRDLAQRFNSRFGETFVVPEVSILKETAKVYDLQNPGSKMSKSGDTENGILWLLDEPNRLVKKIKSAVTDNDGSIRYDPAEKPGVSNLLTLLSVLGGSTIPALEAEFAGRGYGDLKGAVADAVVAEFAPVRERALELLADPAELDRVLTGNAERADAIAEATLRRVYDAVGFLPRR from the coding sequence ATGACCAAGCCCCGTCTGTTCTCGGGCATGCAACCCTCCGCCGACTCGCTCCACGCGGGCAACTACATCGGCGCCCTCCTGCAGTGGAAGCAGCTGCAGCGCGACTACGACGCCGTGTTCAGCGTCGTCGACCTGCACGCGATCACCGTGCCTCAGGATCCCGCGACCCTGCGCGAGAAGACCCGCCGCACCGCCGCGCAGTACATCGCGGCCGGCATCGACCCCTCCGCCTCGACGCTCTACGTGCAGTCGCAGGTGCCCGCGCACGCGCAGCTCGCCTGGGTGCTCAACACCATCACGGGCTACGGCGAGGCGAGCCGGATGACGCAGTTCAAGGACAAGACCGCCAAGCAGGGTCTCGAGGCGGCGTCGGTGGGCCTGTTCACCTATCCCGTGCTGCAGGCGGCCGACATCCTGCTCTACGACGCCGAGATCGTGCCGGTGGGCGAAGACCAGCGGCAGCACATCGAGCTGACCCGCGACCTCGCCCAGCGCTTCAACTCGCGCTTCGGCGAGACCTTCGTGGTGCCGGAGGTGTCGATCCTGAAGGAGACGGCGAAGGTCTACGACCTGCAGAACCCGGGATCGAAGATGTCGAAGTCGGGTGACACCGAGAACGGCATCCTGTGGCTGCTGGATGAGCCGAACCGGCTCGTGAAGAAGATCAAGTCGGCGGTCACCGACAACGACGGCTCGATCCGCTACGACCCCGCCGAGAAGCCGGGCGTCTCGAACCTGCTGACCCTGCTGTCGGTGCTCGGCGGATCCACGATCCCCGCCCTCGAGGCGGAGTTCGCGGGCCGCGGCTACGGCGACCTCAAGGGCGCCGTCGCGGATGCCGTGGTGGCCGAGTTCGCACCCGTGCGGGAGCGTGCGCTCGAGCTGCTCGCCGATCCGGCCGAGCTCGACCGCGTGCTCACCGGCAACGCGGAGCGGGCCGACGCGATCGCCGAGGCGACGCTGCGCCGCGTGTACGACGCGGTCGGCTTCCTGCCCCGACGCTGA
- a CDS encoding YihY/virulence factor BrkB family protein, whose amino-acid sequence MAALIAWVQRVVAWVMRLKPVRVFLDYSEHRGPLLAAGLSNQAVFAVFAALWVTFSVFGIVLAGNTELREALFELIATAVPGLIDVGEGGAIDPADLVNPSVLSWTGAIALVGLFFTALGWLASARDAIRLLGDLPGPRTNFLLLKLKDLGLAIGFGALLVVSAALSVFATQALGGVLDWLGIRDDTAATVTARVLSVLVMFTLDAVVLGGLYRILAGVHIPLRQLAGGALLGALALGVLKILGTALLGGATNNPLLASFAVIIGLLIWFTLVCQVILIAASWVFVSMADAGLPLDAKLASERAAKVAAERERLREEVRAELSAEKRPGFFRRLFGRRSG is encoded by the coding sequence ATGGCCGCTCTGATCGCGTGGGTGCAGCGCGTGGTCGCCTGGGTCATGCGTCTCAAGCCCGTGCGGGTGTTCCTCGACTACAGCGAGCACCGCGGTCCGCTGCTCGCGGCGGGGCTCTCGAATCAGGCGGTCTTCGCCGTGTTCGCGGCGCTCTGGGTGACGTTCTCGGTGTTCGGGATCGTGCTGGCCGGCAACACCGAGCTGCGCGAGGCGCTCTTCGAGCTCATCGCGACCGCCGTGCCGGGCCTCATCGACGTGGGCGAGGGCGGGGCGATCGATCCGGCCGACCTCGTCAACCCGAGCGTGCTGAGCTGGACGGGCGCCATCGCCCTGGTCGGCCTGTTCTTCACCGCGCTCGGCTGGCTGGCCTCCGCCCGCGACGCCATCCGGCTGCTCGGCGACCTGCCGGGACCGCGCACCAACTTCCTGCTGCTGAAGCTCAAGGACCTCGGCCTCGCGATCGGCTTCGGCGCGCTGCTCGTCGTCTCGGCGGCGCTGTCGGTGTTCGCGACCCAGGCGCTCGGCGGGGTGCTCGACTGGCTCGGCATCCGGGACGACACGGCGGCCACCGTGACGGCACGCGTGCTCTCGGTGCTCGTGATGTTCACCCTCGACGCGGTCGTGCTGGGCGGGCTGTACCGGATCCTCGCCGGGGTGCACATCCCGTTGCGGCAGCTCGCGGGCGGGGCGCTGCTCGGTGCGCTCGCGCTCGGCGTGCTGAAGATCCTCGGCACGGCACTGCTCGGCGGCGCCACCAACAACCCGCTGCTGGCCTCGTTCGCGGTCATCATCGGTCTGCTCATCTGGTTCACCCTGGTGTGCCAGGTGATCCTCATCGCCGCGAGCTGGGTGTTCGTGAGCATGGCGGACGCGGGTCTGCCGCTGGATGCGAAGCTCGCCAGCGAGCGCGCGGCGAAGGTGGCCGCCGAGCGCGAACGACTCCGCGAGGAGGTGCGGGCGGAGCTCTCCGCCGAGAAGAGGCCCGGCTTCTTCCGACGCCTGTTCGGCCGCCGCTCCGGCTAG